Proteins encoded in a region of the Thermocaproicibacter melissae genome:
- the leuS gene encoding leucine--tRNA ligase has translation MKYDPKQIEKKWQDEWEKTGVFHASNDYSKPKYYALIEFPYPSGQGLHVGHPRSYTAMDIIARKRRMQGYNVLYPIGWDAFGLPTENYAIKNHIHPSVVTKQNIARFKKQLKSLGISFDWSREINTTDPEYYKWTQWIFLQLFKHGLAYKKEMAVNWCTSCKCVLANEEVVNGVCERCGSEVVRKVKSQWMLKITDYAQRLIDDLALVDYPDRVKAQQKNWIGRSTGAEVDFSTTAGDKLTVYTTRPDTLYGVTYMVLSPEHPYLEKWKDKIKNIEEVRAYQAEAAKKSDFERTELVKDKTGVRLEGVNGINPVNGKEIPIFISDYVLVTYGTGAIMAVPAHDTRDWEFAKKFGLPIIEVVKGGNVQEEAFTDCNTGIMVNSGILDGLTVEEAKKKIIEYLTEKGIGRPKVNYKLRDWVFSRQRYWGEPIPIVICPKCGYVPVPESELPLRLPDVESYEPTDNGESPLAHMTDWVNTTCPHCGGPAKRETDTMPQWAGSSWYFLRYMDPHNNEKFADEKAIKYWSPVDWYNGGMEHTTLHLLYSRFWHKFLYDIGVVPTPEPYQKRTSHGMILGENGEKMSKSRGNVINPDEIVNEYGADTMRLYEMFIGDFEKAAPWSTHGIKGCRRFIERYWNLQDILCDGEEIREELQIPFNKAIKKVGEDVENLKFNTAIATLMSLINDITAVGSITRGELRIFTVLLNLFAPHVCEEVWSVQNLGSGMVCQQPWPKYDESKCADATIEIAVQVNGKVRARLTLPSDVTKEQALNEAKTNDRISQVIAGKNIVKEIYVPGKLVNLVVK, from the coding sequence ATGAAGTATGATCCGAAACAGATAGAAAAGAAATGGCAGGATGAATGGGAAAAAACAGGCGTTTTCCATGCTTCCAATGATTACTCGAAACCGAAATATTACGCGCTGATTGAGTTCCCGTATCCCTCGGGACAAGGCTTGCACGTCGGGCATCCGCGTTCCTACACGGCAATGGATATTATTGCACGCAAACGCCGCATGCAGGGCTACAATGTTCTGTATCCGATTGGCTGGGATGCATTTGGCCTGCCAACTGAGAATTATGCAATTAAAAATCATATTCACCCCTCAGTTGTTACCAAACAAAACATTGCGCGTTTTAAAAAGCAACTTAAGTCACTCGGCATTTCGTTTGACTGGTCGCGCGAAATCAATACAACTGACCCGGAATACTACAAATGGACACAGTGGATTTTCCTGCAGTTATTCAAACACGGCCTTGCCTATAAGAAGGAAATGGCCGTTAACTGGTGTACATCCTGCAAATGTGTTCTTGCAAACGAAGAGGTTGTCAACGGTGTCTGCGAGCGCTGCGGCAGCGAAGTCGTCCGGAAGGTAAAATCGCAGTGGATGCTGAAAATCACGGACTATGCGCAACGCCTTATTGATGATCTTGCTTTAGTCGATTACCCGGACCGTGTGAAAGCGCAGCAGAAAAACTGGATTGGCCGTTCAACCGGTGCCGAAGTTGATTTCTCTACAACAGCAGGGGACAAGCTTACCGTTTACACAACACGCCCGGATACACTTTACGGCGTAACCTACATGGTGCTTTCTCCGGAACATCCATATCTGGAAAAATGGAAAGACAAAATCAAGAATATTGAAGAGGTTCGCGCGTACCAGGCAGAAGCAGCGAAAAAGTCGGATTTCGAGAGGACCGAACTTGTAAAGGATAAAACCGGCGTTCGGCTCGAAGGAGTCAACGGAATTAACCCGGTAAACGGAAAGGAAATTCCGATTTTCATTTCCGACTATGTTCTTGTTACCTATGGAACAGGCGCTATTATGGCTGTTCCGGCACACGATACCCGTGACTGGGAATTTGCCAAGAAATTCGGCCTCCCGATTATTGAAGTTGTCAAAGGCGGAAATGTACAGGAAGAGGCCTTTACAGACTGCAACACCGGAATTATGGTGAATTCCGGTATCCTAGACGGACTCACAGTAGAAGAAGCTAAGAAGAAGATTATTGAATATCTGACGGAAAAGGGAATCGGAAGGCCGAAGGTCAACTACAAACTGCGCGACTGGGTTTTCTCCCGCCAGCGTTATTGGGGCGAACCGATTCCGATTGTAATCTGCCCCAAGTGCGGTTATGTGCCGGTTCCTGAGAGCGAACTTCCTCTCCGTTTGCCGGATGTAGAATCGTACGAGCCCACCGATAACGGAGAATCGCCGCTGGCGCACATGACAGACTGGGTCAACACAACTTGCCCGCACTGCGGAGGTCCCGCAAAGCGTGAAACGGATACCATGCCTCAGTGGGCCGGTTCTTCTTGGTATTTCCTCCGTTACATGGATCCTCACAACAACGAAAAGTTTGCCGACGAGAAAGCGATCAAATACTGGTCTCCTGTGGATTGGTACAACGGCGGCATGGAGCACACGACTCTACACCTGCTTTATAGCCGCTTCTGGCATAAGTTCCTTTACGACATCGGCGTTGTACCGACTCCGGAACCGTATCAGAAACGCACCAGTCATGGAATGATTCTCGGTGAAAACGGGGAGAAGATGAGCAAATCCCGCGGCAATGTCATCAACCCGGACGAAATTGTCAACGAATATGGCGCCGATACCATGCGCCTCTATGAAATGTTCATCGGCGACTTTGAGAAAGCCGCTCCCTGGAGCACACACGGAATCAAAGGCTGCCGCCGCTTCATCGAGCGCTACTGGAACCTGCAGGATATCCTCTGCGACGGCGAAGAAATTCGTGAAGAGCTCCAGATTCCGTTCAACAAGGCCATTAAAAAGGTCGGAGAAGACGTCGAGAACCTAAAATTCAACACGGCGATTGCTACGCTGATGTCACTGATTAACGACATCACGGCTGTCGGAAGCATTACGCGCGGAGAGCTCCGTATTTTCACCGTTCTGCTGAACCTCTTTGCCCCGCATGTCTGCGAGGAGGTTTGGTCTGTGCAGAACCTTGGCAGCGGCATGGTTTGCCAGCAGCCTTGGCCGAAATACGATGAGTCGAAGTGCGCCGATGCGACCATCGAGATCGCCGTTCAGGTTAACGGCAAGGTTCGTGCTCGTCTCACGCTGCCTTCAGACGTAACGAAAGAACAGGCACTTAATGAAGCGAAGACAAACGACAGAATTTCTCAGGTAATTGCCGGAAAAAATATTGTAAAAGAGATTTATGTACCCGGTAAACTTGTTAACTTGGTTGTAAAATAA
- a CDS encoding zinc ribbon domain-containing protein has translation MFFFFAITSDTRDLGPRKCRYFPCCGIKDAMAVVTCASQRFIFFFIPMFRFGKRYFISCPNCGSVYEISREEGKRLEHDPNAEVNPEKIFRLARRASHYCPFCGTAVPPGSRFCPHCGQKL, from the coding sequence ATGTTCTTCTTCTTTGCGATAACGAGCGACACCCGAGATTTGGGCCCTCGGAAGTGCCGATATTTCCCCTGCTGTGGAATCAAAGATGCCATGGCGGTTGTCACTTGTGCAAGTCAGCGGTTTATTTTCTTTTTTATTCCCATGTTTCGATTCGGGAAACGTTATTTTATCTCCTGCCCAAACTGCGGCTCCGTTTACGAAATCAGCAGAGAAGAAGGAAAACGGCTGGAGCACGACCCGAACGCAGAAGTAAACCCTGAAAAAATATTCCGGCTGGCAAGGCGCGCATCGCATTATTGTCCCTTCTGTGGTACTGCGGTACCGCCGGGCAGTCGTTTCTGTCCGCATTGTGGGCAGAAGCTTTAA
- a CDS encoding glycoside hydrolase family 10 protein — MVIRLLRRHVILACVIILAAVIATTMLVNLSKEQKSVSSSNALQINSESPMESAASNSSAVQTSGSVEMRAVWVPYLSLNMSNETDKSEQAFHKKFDSIVSTAKSCGMNTLIVQVRPFGDAFYQSDYFPWSHLLTGKQGVSPGYDPLKYMVEASHKAGLKIHAWVNPLRIQTSGTPSILSENNPYYKFRSDNAKSDYVLDFQNGAYYNPAYQEVRQLVADGVKEIVQKYDVDGVQFDDYFYPTQEAPFDQKSYTAYCNNAKKSGTPLSLGDWRRANISALVSLVYREVKSANPKVEFGIAPQGNIENDMNMGADVYSWCASKGYVDYICPQLYYNFQNPTLPFNTAADNWKNIVKNKNIKLYFGLAIYKAGSDADSGTWKTSSTIIANQIKYGRDSKCDGFMFYSCDYLTSDQAKQEVQNVIKLLN, encoded by the coding sequence ATGGTTATCCGTCTGTTGCGCAGACATGTTATTTTGGCATGTGTTATTATCCTTGCCGCTGTTATTGCAACAACTATGCTTGTAAATCTCAGTAAAGAACAAAAGAGTGTGTCAAGTTCAAATGCTTTACAGATTAACAGCGAATCGCCGATGGAAAGCGCCGCATCCAATTCTTCCGCCGTACAGACCTCCGGTTCCGTTGAAATGCGCGCTGTATGGGTTCCATACCTAAGTCTCAATATGAGCAACGAAACAGACAAAAGCGAACAGGCATTCCATAAAAAGTTCGATTCTATCGTCAGCACAGCCAAATCTTGCGGGATGAATACACTCATTGTTCAGGTAAGGCCGTTCGGCGATGCTTTTTACCAATCTGATTATTTTCCATGGAGCCATCTATTAACGGGAAAGCAAGGTGTTTCACCCGGATATGACCCACTAAAGTACATGGTTGAAGCAAGTCATAAGGCTGGGTTAAAAATCCACGCGTGGGTGAATCCACTGCGCATTCAGACGTCTGGTACGCCATCAATCTTATCGGAAAATAATCCATATTACAAATTCAGAAGCGATAACGCAAAATCCGATTATGTGTTAGATTTTCAGAACGGAGCGTATTACAATCCGGCTTATCAAGAAGTGCGCCAGCTTGTCGCTGACGGGGTAAAAGAAATCGTGCAGAAATATGACGTAGATGGGGTACAGTTCGACGATTATTTTTACCCGACGCAGGAGGCGCCCTTTGACCAGAAATCATACACTGCGTATTGTAATAATGCAAAAAAATCTGGGACGCCGCTTTCACTTGGAGATTGGCGCAGAGCAAACATCAGCGCACTTGTATCTCTTGTTTACCGAGAAGTCAAATCTGCCAATCCGAAGGTGGAGTTTGGAATTGCCCCTCAGGGCAATATAGAAAACGACATGAATATGGGCGCCGATGTCTATTCTTGGTGTGCATCGAAGGGATATGTTGATTATATCTGCCCACAGCTTTATTACAATTTCCAGAATCCTACGCTTCCGTTTAATACCGCAGCCGATAACTGGAAAAATATCGTGAAGAACAAAAATATAAAGTTATATTTTGGCTTGGCAATCTACAAAGCGGGTTCAGACGCCGACAGCGGTACATGGAAAACATCTTCGACCATCATCGCAAATCAGATTAAATATGGGCGCGATTCTAAATGCGATGGGTTCATGTTCTATTCGTGCGATTACCTTACGAGCGATCAGGCTAAGCAAGAGGTACAGAACGTCATTAAACTGCTGAATTAA